The sequence below is a genomic window from Haloterrigena turkmenica DSM 5511.
TTCCACAGCGACGACACTCGTAATGGACGTTGGTCCGTTCGGCGCCGCTCCGAGCGTCGCCGATCCAATTCAAGAGGTCGATTAATACAGACATCCGTGACTGTCACTCGATTCTGTCGTCCAGTCCAATAAATACTTTGTGTTCATATGTCTAATTTGCTAGCTTATAACTAGATATATGTCTAGAATGGGGAATTACAGTCGGCAGTTCTTCGCTAGATCCGAGACTGGCCCTCGAGTTTCGAGCACGACCGTTTCTCCCACGCGAATTGCGACCCACGACCAAGGTTAATCTGGGTCCGTGTGGACTGCTCTCCCATGTCCGGTTCCGGGATTGATACCGACGTTATCCTCGTCAACGGCGCGCGAACACCCCACGGAACGCTGCTCGGCTCGCTCGCGGGCGTCGAGGCGGTCGAACTCGGCCGCACAGCGATCGACGGCCTCCTCGAGCGCGTCGACATCGACGCAGGCGATATCGACTGGGTGGGTCTCGGGAACGCCATCCAGGCCGGAATCGGTCAGGTGCCGGGCCGACAGGTCGTCGTCGAGTCCGCGCTGCCCAACGAGACGCGTGCGACGACGATCAACGAGGCCTCGGGATCCGGAATGAGTGCGATCACGCTCGCGGCGGATCGGATCGACGCCGGCCGCGCCGACCTGGCGGTCGCGGGCGGGTTCGAGTCGATGACGAACGCGCCGTGGATCCTCCCCGACTACCGGACAGGACGCCGGTACGGCGACGTCGAGATCAAGGATTCGATGCTGCTGGACGCGCTGTGGGACGTCAACCTCGACGTCCACATGGGCGAGATTACCGAAGGAATGGTCGACCGCGAGGGAGTCTCCCGCGAGGCACAGGACGAGTACGCCCTCGAGAGCCACCAGTGGGCCGCCGAGGCGATCGACTCGAGCGCGTTCGACGACGAGATCGTTCCCGTCGAGACGGACGGCGAGACGGTCGAGACCGACGAGGGTCCCAGACCCGACTCCACGCTCGAGGAACTCGCCGAACTGCCGACCTCGTTCCACGAGAACGGGACGATCACGCCGGGTAACGCCTCGAAACTCAGCGACGGCGCGGGTGCCGTGCTGCTGGCCGACGAAGCCGCTGCCAACGAACGCGGCCTCGAGCCAGTGGCGAGACTCGTCGACTACGCCACCGCCTACCGCGATCCCGACCGGTTCAACGAGGCCGTCGGCGACGTCGTCGAGAACCTCCTCGAGCGCAACGACCTCGCGGTCGACGACGTCGACGCCTACTGGATCAACGAGGCCTTCGCCGCGCAGGCGGTCTACGTCATGGATCGCGTCGGCATCCCGCGCGAGAAGATGAATCCGCAGGGCGGCGCGGTCGCGTTCGGCCACCCAATCGGCGCCTCCGGCGGGATGCTCGCGGCAAGTCTCGCCTACCAGCTCCGTGACGATCCCGACATCGAGCGCGGCTTCGTCGGGATGAGCATCGGCGGTGGCGGCGCGATCATGGGACTGCTCGAGAGTTACTGATCGCGTCCGAACGCACCCGCCACGACCGAACGGAAACCGTCCCTCCGGACCGATCGTGGCTCGAGACCTCAGTCGACGGTCCCGTCTTCGAGACGTTTACTTATCGGCCGTTCCGACTACCAGCAAATGACGCTGTACTCGCGGGTTCGCCCCCTCGCGTTCAAGCTGCCGGCCGAGACGGCCCACGACCTCGGCAAGCGAACGCTCCGGGCGGCCCAGTCGACGTGGCCGACGCGGCGAGCCCTCGCCGCGGCCTATCGGTATGACCATCCCGCGCTCGAGGTCGACCTGTTCGACTCGACGTTTCCGAACCCGGTGGGGATCGCGGCCGGCTTCGACAAGAACGCCGAGGTGACCCACGCCCTCGAGGCGCTCGGCTTCGGGTTCGTCGAAATCGGCACCGTCACGCCCTATCCGCAAGAAGGCAACGACCGTCCCCGGCTATTCCGGCTGCGGGAGGACGAGGGGATGATCAATCGGATGGGCTTCAACGGGCAGGGAATGGAGACCGTCAAGGAACGACTCGAGGAAGACGGCACGCCGGGATTCCCGCTTGGCGTCAACATCGGGAAGATGAACTCCTCGACCGAACGGGAGGCGATCGAGGACTACCGACGGGTCTTCGATCGGGTCTCGCCGTTCGCCGACTACGTCGTCGTCAACGTCTCCTGTCCGAACACGCCCGACGAGTTCAACGAGGCCTCGCCCGAGCATCTGCGGGCGATCTTCGAAACCCTCGAGGCCGAGAACGACGGGAACGTGCCGATGCTGGTGAAGATCGGTCCCGACGAGCCCGAGGACGCGATTTTGGATCTCGTCGATATCGTTCAGGAGTTCGGTCTGGACGGGATCGTCGCGACGAACACCTCGACGGCTCGCGAGGGGCTCGAGTCGCCCGCCCGTGAGGAGTGGGGCGGACTCAGCGGCGCCCCCATCGAAGACAGATCCACCGACGTGATCCGAACGATCGCCGGGCACACGGACGGCGAACTCCCGATCGTCGGCGTCGG
It includes:
- a CDS encoding quinone-dependent dihydroorotate dehydrogenase — protein: MTLYSRVRPLAFKLPAETAHDLGKRTLRAAQSTWPTRRALAAAYRYDHPALEVDLFDSTFPNPVGIAAGFDKNAEVTHALEALGFGFVEIGTVTPYPQEGNDRPRLFRLREDEGMINRMGFNGQGMETVKERLEEDGTPGFPLGVNIGKMNSSTEREAIEDYRRVFDRVSPFADYVVVNVSCPNTPDEFNEASPEHLRAIFETLEAENDGNVPMLVKIGPDEPEDAILDLVDIVQEFGLDGIVATNTSTAREGLESPAREEWGGLSGAPIEDRSTDVIRTIAGHTDGELPIVGVGGVDSAASAYEKIRAGASLVQLYTGFVYRGPSTAGRINQGLVDLLERDGFSSVEDAVGADLE
- a CDS encoding thiolase family protein; this encodes MSGSGIDTDVILVNGARTPHGTLLGSLAGVEAVELGRTAIDGLLERVDIDAGDIDWVGLGNAIQAGIGQVPGRQVVVESALPNETRATTINEASGSGMSAITLAADRIDAGRADLAVAGGFESMTNAPWILPDYRTGRRYGDVEIKDSMLLDALWDVNLDVHMGEITEGMVDREGVSREAQDEYALESHQWAAEAIDSSAFDDEIVPVETDGETVETDEGPRPDSTLEELAELPTSFHENGTITPGNASKLSDGAGAVLLADEAAANERGLEPVARLVDYATAYRDPDRFNEAVGDVVENLLERNDLAVDDVDAYWINEAFAAQAVYVMDRVGIPREKMNPQGGAVAFGHPIGASGGMLAASLAYQLRDDPDIERGFVGMSIGGGGAIMGLLESY